The Temnothorax longispinosus isolate EJ_2023e chromosome 7, Tlon_JGU_v1, whole genome shotgun sequence genome contains a region encoding:
- the Fsn gene encoding F-box/SPRY domain-containing protein 1, with amino-acid sequence MDDIALRASDHVLEVIFSYLDLHTLRNCSLVCKRWYCFLNDENNDVWRMHCIRKLAQEALSSDLLSSVPTYKSKLRAFYHAWNPNDCSRNIYIKPNGFTLHRNPVAQSTDACRGKIGFRHGRHAWEVIWEGPLGTVAVIGIATKEAPLLCHGYVALLGSDEHSWGWNLVDNHLLHNGDPQGNYPLLNNAPKYQVGERIRVILDCDDNTLSFEKNYEFLGVAFRGLPDKRLYPSVSAVYGNTEVSMVYLGPPLDG; translated from the exons ATGGACGATATAGCACTGCGGGCGTCTGATCACGTTTTAGAGGTGATATTCTCGTATCTCGACCTGCACACGCTGAGAAACTGCTCGCTGGTTTGCAAACGGTGGTACTGCTTCCTCAACGACGAGAACAACGACGTGTGGCGGATGCACTGCATAAGAAAGCTGGCCCAGGAGGCCCTCAGCTCCGACTTGTTGTCCTCGGTGCCCACGTACAAATCGAAGCTGCGCGCGTTTTACCACGCGTGGAATCCCAACGATTGCTCGCggaacatttatattaaacccAACGGATTCACCCTGCACAG AAATCCTGTGGCGCAAAGTACGGACGCGTGTAGAGGCAAGATAGGCTTTCGACACGGACGTCACGCCTGGGAAGTTATCTGGGAAGGACCATTGGGAACAGTAGCGGTAATAGGAATAGCCACTAAGGAAGCACCGCTGTTGTGTCACGGATACGTAGCGTTGCTCGGCTCGGATGAACATTCCTGGGGTTGGAACCTTGTCGACAACCATTTGCTACATAATGGAGATCCACAAGGGAATTATCCTTTGCTCAACAACGCTCCGAAATATCAG GTTGGGGAAAGGATTAGAGTAATTTTGGATTGTGATGATAATACGTTGTCTTTCGAGAAGAATTACGAATTTCTGGGTGTAGCTTTTAGAG GGTTACCAGATAAGAGATTATATCCATCGGTATCTGCGGTTTATGGGAATACAGAAGTGTCCATGGTATACTTAGGACCACCATTGGATGGCTAA